From a region of the Betta splendens chromosome 5, fBetSpl5.4, whole genome shotgun sequence genome:
- the myl2a gene encoding myosin regulatory light chain 2, ventricular/cardiac muscle isoform produces the protein MAPKKAKKRTAEGANSNVFSMFEQAQIQEFKEAFTIMDQNRDGFIDKNDLRDTFAALGRLNVKQEEIDEMLKEAPGPINFTVFLTMFGEKLKGADPEETILNAFKVFDPEGKGVLRKDYVTQMLTTQADRFSAEEMEQMFAAFPPDVTGNLDYKNLVHIITHGEEKDQE, from the exons ATG GCGCCCAAGAAAGCCAAGAAGAGGACGGCAGAGGGAGCCAACTCCAATGTATTCTCCATGTTCGAGCAGGCCCAGATCCAGGAATTCAAAGAG gCCTTCACCATCATGGACCAGAACAGAGACGGGTTCATCGACAAGAACGATCTGAGAGACACGTTCGCTGCTCTAG GACGCCTCAATGTGAAACAGGAGGAGATCGATGAGATGCTCAAAGAGGCTCCGGGCCCGATCAACTTCACCGTTTTCCTCACCATGTTCGGCGAGAAGCTTAAAG GCGCTGATCCGGAGGAGACCATCCTCAATGCCTTTAAAGTCTTCGACCCAGAGGGCAAAGGCGTCCTGAGGAAGGACTA CGTGACACAGATGCTAACGACGCAAGCCGACCGGTTCAGCGCCGAGGAG ATGGAGCAGATGTTCGCCGCCTTCCCCCCAGATGTGACGGGGAACCTGGACTACAAGAACCTGGTGCACATCATCACCCACGGAGAGGAGAAGGACCAGGAGTAG